The sequence TTGATAGCGCTATAGGCAACGACAGGTGGCAGCGTCCCTTTCGCGTTATAAGCGTCCACAAACATGTAAAGGGCCCGGACTAACCCGAAGATAAACAGAAGAACATTCAGCGCCACGAAGTATCCACGGCTTTTCAACTTTGGGATTGTCGCTGTGAGGATAATACTTATAAATGCAAGAATTGCCAAAATGGTGAATGTTGCTCCGATGCCGTATACGTGCAACTCCCAGGCAGTCCCGAGTTGACCTTTCGCCAAGTCCCAATCGGGGACAGGCTCCACGAAGGGTTCATCCCACTTGTCCGTCGGGATTGGCTCGGCAGATGATTCGGCTTCGGGTTCAGGAGACGTCCATTCACTTTCTGGATATATCCTCTTCACTGCGATTGTCGTCGTGATTTCGGCTTGCGGATGTGGAACGGAAGTTGCCCCCTGCTCCGGTACCGGCGTGACTGTCCCGGGTTCTGGTTCGCTGGACATGGTGGTGGATGCTGTTTGCCACTAAGGCTTGCTGAATTCGACAACCTGAAATAATGGAAAGCATTCTTAAGTACAGTATTGAACTTGCGAAGCAGACAACTGAGGTTGTGACAAAACGTGAACCGACCGCGTGACGACAGGTACCGTACCCATTTTGCCTGTCGTCATATTTCTCGTAGCCATTCTCATATTTAATCTTTCTGTATtccaccacccccccccccccctgccctTCGCCAGGGAAATATTAGTTCGTGCAGAGAGGCAAAAAGAAGAACTTAACCGAGATTCTAACTTGAAGGAGATTTAATATGTTAACTGTAAAGTGCAACTGCAAATACCATACCGATGTTTGCCCGAGTGAATCAACTGATATAGTGATAAGTTCATGATAATTAGAAGACGTGATCGATTGAAAATTGGGTCGGCTGGTATTGTTATCCAACCATTGTAATAGCGTGTACCCCTTAATTGGATAAGCTATGCACTCAGGTTGATATGAACAGCGTAGTACTTGACCTAGAGGACTCCGACATATTGTGTACCCCTTTACCTGCAGCCAATCTAGCATActtctttaaagggacaacatgtGCATGACGGATAATGCGGTTtgctttttttaaacaaaaaaggCTTCCCGCCAGCAGAACCGTGACCTCTCCAAACTGGATATCTGAAAATTCCTTAACCTGTCGGCCTACAGACATGCAACCGTATAATTCACAAACCATTTCCCAAACTGCCACGCAACACGGCGAAAATCATTGCTAGAGATCAGCATTAAGTGTATATTactagtggcggcgcatggtggccaGCAGGGGAATCACCCTCTTTGCGAGGTAAATCCTACGCCCTAATTGTCCCTTTGTTCTACATGCTTAGGATTAAGGAGGGTCAGACCACAGCTGGACACCACACTTTTTTTAGAAAAGACACTGCTAGAAACTCGTTAAACTGGCGACGGGGGACACGACTTGGACAAGGGGTGCGGGTGTGAAGGCAAAACTCCCCCAAATCATGCAGCGACAACTCACAAGACAGGGATCCAAGGCCATACCCTTGCTGGCTGGTCACATGGAGACAAATCATGTTTCACGCCCTTTGACAAAACAGACGACGGGTTTATTCGACCTACCTCTCGGAAACGACGCCGCAGCGCTTCCTAGCTTTATTCTCGTCCTAACTGGTGGCTGATCTCTGTGTTTCAAGTCTCATTTAATTCTGGTGACTCCCCATGAAATTTAACTTTATatatcaaacaaacaaaatcGTTGACATCACATAAGATTAAACTCAGCGAAAACTTAACACATCCTCTCTGAGAAATGAACCTCGATCCCCGCATTCCATGTCCTATTCAATGCTCATGAGATATACAAGCAATTAAAGTTCTCTCGAGTGGGATTAAGAGAAGCAGACGTCATGAACCTCGACAGGCCTTATGAAAAAATCAAGCAACTCATGAGTACAAAACATTTAGCTGTGTACATTATCGACTTCTAGGCACGGGGTCTTGTCAATAGTTCCTTGAATTTGAAGTGTTGTCATCCGGAAGGTGATATTTACGTTCCTGATAAAGAAGTACGGGAGTTGTTGTCATTCCAAGATCAGAGCGTAATAACAATTAAAGGCCAACGCCGCTcggtgaaaatttgaaaatttgtaattgagttTAAAAATTCCAAATCGTGTAACGTTAAATACGTACacagaatataaatttcaacaatgccgtttTGTAAACAGATAGACAAATGCTTAAATGtccaaatttcaacaaaatcgtatgcatgataactgcacttgTACTCCGGCATTTTGTATTTCTTTGATTaacagtaattacgaacggcgtaccacTTTAATGAAGTACCGAACATGCACATTGTGCCATCTGTCTCATGTCTTCGAAAATGTTTGGTCACGGACCTTCTCCACAGGACGCGGTCTTTGTCTCCATCTTAGACGACATGCAGAGACTTATCACGGAAACATCAGGCCAGGTGAAATAAACACGTGTTTCTCGAGGCGCTCACCACGATTTTGGCCTCCGCCCAgagaaattcggatatgatgaTATTCCTCTTATGACCTCATTGTCCGACCAATGCATCCATACGACCACAGACTGTTGAAACCACAGACATTCTACAGTACTGACAATTTGGCTATACATGAGCCTACTATTTTTTGTCATGTAAAAACGCCGATTTTGGTATTATGAGCAGACAAAGGTGTAGTGATTTATAAAACAATATGTCTCTATTCAGGCCAAGTCATTAACCAATATGCAGGCTTTATAACCCCATGTGATAAACTGCTTAATAAATCTTGAGGCGCCTCTCCAGCTGAGTGTCCATGAAAGGGATCACAAAATTTACTCCACAAATACCCAGCACAATAAAGATTCTTCTCATTGGGTGTAGGTagcagtgtaggcctacaggccTATGAAAGATCGGACAAAAAGAACAATGTTCAGTCTATGcatttatttaatttttcacGAAGTTTAAAAATCAGACATCAGAGGGCGGATTGGATGCCAAGCAGCTACTTTATGTGTCATTGCTTTTTGTTTGATGCCCAATTTCTGTAAAAAAGGGGACAAGAACGAATGTCGCGTGTAGACTCTGCCCCGTAACTGGGAAGAGGAGTAACCCACTCGCAACCTTCAGAACCAAAATACGTACACAACGAAACGTATTTTCCAGAGTTGGGACGTCGACTTATCTGTTGAATTAAATCAGCAAGTGTACAATAATGATCGAATTGTGTCAGTAACGAATGAAAGAGGCAACTTTTATTAACAGTTAGCAGGTTTCTTTGTCCCGCTGACTTTAACTTACAGAAATTACAAGGTGGATAACGAAAATGAAATTGCCCCGTGTGGCCACCTCGCGGGGACGTATGGTATCAAGCTATCATCGCATAACATCCGATTCGTTGCTTTCCCTCACTTAATACCATATCTGTTCTGACTCGCACTAAAGTTTATTTCCCTGGGCCATCAgaattcaatgtacatgtataaatagtgtttttcatatcgttctggccaaaggtactttggagaactcaggaatgtgacaaGATCACTTTGACCAAAAGATAGCCTGGTGGTGTTTCACAATACTAGGGTAGGTCTAGCCAGtcctctttcacggtgtcagctaaaaagccggtcaactatgacaccggctgcccggTTGCTGCATTACTATTCGTGATCACACTATGACAGTTTAGTGACATGAGGTCAGCGAAGTACCCCGAAGAAGAaactttggccagatctatctgaaaatcACTTTAACCTTCTTTTTGATGTAGCCCAGGGATGTAACCTGTGGCTGGACCTTCTTGTGAAGAAGCTGCGAAATATTTTCAGGAAAGAATCAAATCCTTGAAGATGAAAAGGTAACATCATCGTAAAACAAATCTCACTATATTCATGCAGATGTTTATCAAAAGCATGTTTTTAAGAGTTTTTTCTAACCCATTCATGTATAgcatacactcttagaaatagaaataaaggtttttgagctctACAAAAACATTTAGAGGCTTTTTTCACACACaaattggccaatttacagAAGAATGGTGCGTCATTGCGCGGTCTGTTCACCAGAAGGTCCAGAAATTTTTGCAGCCATCTTCATGACATAAGGTCATAAAGTTTGCAATCAATGTCCCGGGGGCAGAAGCACATCTTCCTGAGGGTAACAGTCCTTGACCCTGCTAGGGTCGAATCCGGCTTGTCCCTCGCACATCTCTTTATACTTTGGGCAGCATATGGGAAAGACACCCTGCTTATTGGTCTGAAGGGCCATGTAACATTTACCGGGCGCGCCGGATTGTGAATCGACACAGCCGCTGTCATGTTGATACGTTTCAGGgcaactgaaaaagaagatgcAGGCCGATCATCTTAAGAGCATTATCACAGTGTTTAATACACGCACACACAGAATTATGGTTTTTGAGATGCTGAAGAACCTTTGGGGTTTTCAGCCTATACACATTCGAGAGAAATATCAACAGGGTACCGGTCTCAGGGTCCCAGCTTCTTTCAGTTGAAGGACGGGTGCGTGCGCAATGCAATCTCATATTTTCGTGACGTCATAAGATATTCATCTGGAATCAAGTCTAACTTACGTTAAGGTAATGTCATGTTTGCCATCTTTTGTGCACAACTTCACCGCACATGGGTCCGCCATCCTCAATTCGTACTTCCGAGAGTAATAACTGTAAGTCATTTTGCTGATGTCACAATCTGCAAAAAGTAAGTTTGGCCATTCAGACTCCTGCGCAACCGCGTTACTATGTCGTTCCATGCCTGCCAACACAAGCCGCCATTTTGGATCCGTTACTCCACGATTCGTGGAGGACATCACAGGTacgtgaagataccagaatcgTAGCGATTGATATGCACAGAATTAATAAATACACACAACCTAAAAAATCTTCACAGACATATACGTTTTTGTATATACACCTCTTCTGAAGTTCTATTGAGTTCTATGTCCAGGTTTTATGCGTATGCGTGTTTTTGGAAAGAAGCCTGACAGTGCACGGAAATGGAGCACATGTGtaggggggttggggggggggggttgggttGGTCTAAGTTGGAAGTTAAAACCCAGTTGCATAAGTTTCAAAGCCTCGAACGGTCGGGTTGGGAGTAGCTATGTAAATTTCACTAGGGA comes from Lineus longissimus chromosome 15, tnLinLong1.2, whole genome shotgun sequence and encodes:
- the LOC135499606 gene encoding uncharacterized protein LOC135499606, whose translation is MFRPVVLVALIVYVLGEERPQIDAVAPAARDCDISKMTYSYYSRKYELRMADPCAVKLCTKDGKHDITLTCPETYQHDSGCVDSQSGAPGKCYMALQTNKQGVFPICCPKYKEMCEGQAGFDPSRVKDCYPQEDVLLPPGH